One part of the Natronorubrum sediminis genome encodes these proteins:
- a CDS encoding tautomerase, with product MPLLQFETTCTLSADEKRAIADRVTDLYTTTMATTAGHVAISIREREPTALHLGRSVEGPLVFLDAEIRQGRSLERKRTFALETFSYFGETFDVPDENMKVVFTEHPGEHMMGVDRVGGEWDGSDPDEADE from the coding sequence ATGCCGTTACTCCAATTCGAGACGACGTGCACGCTCTCGGCCGACGAAAAGCGCGCCATCGCCGACCGAGTTACCGATCTGTACACGACGACGATGGCGACGACAGCCGGTCACGTCGCGATTTCGATTCGCGAACGAGAGCCGACAGCGCTTCACCTCGGACGGAGCGTGGAGGGGCCGCTGGTCTTTCTCGACGCCGAAATCCGACAGGGCCGGTCGCTCGAGCGAAAACGTACCTTCGCGCTCGAGACGTTCTCGTACTTCGGCGAGACGTTCGACGTCCCCGACGAGAACATGAAGGTCGTGTTCACGGAACACCCCGGCGAGCACATGATGGGCGTCGACCGAGTCGGCGGTGAGTGGGACGGATCGGACCCTGACGAGGCCGATGAGTAA
- a CDS encoding SLC13 family permease, with protein MVNNRLETYQKFIRRFWTYLWRLNEQTKAYVRLDGAKIVEDMDSVSEEEKQVAREAFTDGGADPNGNGSNGGSGNGDGRDDDQNPFDVGGSYGLRQKIGFVLGPILFGLIMFSPTPEGLAPEGQAVAAVTAWVAVWWMSEAIPIPATSLLPIPLFPMTGALGADETTPSYGDPLIFLFMGGFFLAMAMQRWGLHRRIALRTIKAVGTEPSRLILGFMLATAFLSMWVSNSATVMMMVPIALAVIYKTSDLIDDAGLDIETGEGNFSFGVALMLCIAYGASVGGVATLIGTPPNILFAGQAGELFGQSIGFAEWMFYGVPIALIGLATVYFYVTRLAISPEFDQLPIGDDTIDRQLEQLGAMSKQERMVLVVFVGMALAWISASLLEQFEYIGLSDPDTVVAIAGALVLFTLPTKTEDGEHTFLLDWTNGVKIPWGVILLFGGGLAIAAGFDQSGLAAWLAEQLQLLEGVSMVVILLAVVVLTVLLTEVTSNTGTTAMLMPILASVAVGIGVHPYGLMIAGATAASFAFMLPVATPPNAIVFGSGYITLPQMVRVGFGLNVIGIILITVVALAWLPIAWGIDIGTLPTEFAEAWD; from the coding sequence ATGGTGAATAACCGCCTGGAAACCTATCAAAAGTTTATTAGAAGATTCTGGACGTATCTCTGGCGGCTCAACGAGCAGACGAAAGCGTATGTCCGTCTCGATGGGGCGAAGATCGTCGAGGACATGGACTCCGTCTCGGAGGAAGAAAAGCAGGTGGCGCGCGAGGCGTTCACCGACGGTGGTGCCGACCCGAACGGCAACGGGTCGAACGGCGGATCTGGCAACGGCGACGGGCGAGACGACGACCAGAACCCGTTCGACGTCGGCGGGTCCTACGGGCTTCGACAGAAGATCGGATTCGTTCTCGGCCCGATCCTGTTCGGCCTCATCATGTTCTCTCCGACGCCGGAGGGACTCGCCCCCGAAGGGCAAGCGGTCGCCGCCGTGACGGCGTGGGTCGCCGTCTGGTGGATGTCCGAAGCGATTCCGATTCCCGCGACCTCCTTGCTGCCGATTCCGCTGTTTCCGATGACTGGCGCACTCGGGGCCGACGAGACGACACCGTCGTACGGCGATCCCCTCATCTTCCTCTTCATGGGTGGATTCTTCCTCGCGATGGCGATGCAACGGTGGGGACTCCACCGGCGCATCGCGTTGCGGACGATCAAAGCCGTCGGTACCGAGCCCTCGAGACTGATCCTCGGGTTCATGCTGGCGACCGCGTTCCTCTCGATGTGGGTCTCGAACAGCGCGACGGTCATGATGATGGTGCCCATCGCGCTAGCGGTCATCTACAAAACGAGCGACCTCATCGACGACGCCGGACTCGACATCGAAACCGGTGAAGGAAACTTCTCCTTCGGCGTCGCGCTCATGCTGTGTATCGCCTACGGGGCGTCGGTCGGCGGCGTCGCGACACTCATCGGTACGCCGCCGAACATCCTCTTCGCCGGGCAAGCAGGGGAACTCTTCGGCCAATCGATCGGCTTCGCCGAGTGGATGTTCTACGGCGTCCCGATCGCACTCATCGGACTCGCAACCGTCTACTTCTACGTGACGCGTCTCGCCATCTCACCCGAGTTCGACCAGCTCCCGATCGGCGACGACACGATCGATCGACAACTCGAGCAACTCGGCGCGATGAGCAAGCAAGAACGCATGGTGCTCGTCGTCTTCGTCGGAATGGCACTCGCCTGGATCTCCGCCAGCCTCCTCGAGCAATTCGAATACATCGGCCTCTCGGACCCTGATACGGTGGTCGCAATCGCCGGTGCGCTCGTCCTCTTTACGTTGCCGACGAAAACGGAAGACGGCGAACATACCTTCCTGCTCGACTGGACCAACGGCGTCAAAATTCCGTGGGGTGTCATCCTCCTGTTCGGCGGCGGCCTCGCGATCGCCGCCGGATTCGATCAGTCGGGCCTCGCGGCCTGGCTCGCCGAGCAACTCCAGTTGCTCGAGGGCGTCTCGATGGTCGTCATCTTACTCGCCGTCGTCGTCCTGACCGTCTTGCTCACCGAGGTTACGTCGAACACCGGAACGACGGCGATGCTCATGCCGATCCTCGCGAGCGTCGCGGTCGGAATCGGCGTCCATCCCTACGGCCTCATGATCGCCGGCGCGACCGCAGCGTCCTTCGCGTTCATGCTCCCCGTCGCGACGCCGCCGAACGCGATCGTCTTCGGCAGCGGATACATCACGCTGCCACAGATGGTCCGCGTCGGGTTCGGGCTCAACGTCATCGGGATCATCCTGATTACGGTCGTCGCCCTCGCGTGGTTACCGATCGCGTGGGGGATCGACATCGGAACGCTCCCGACCGAGTTCGCAGAGGCCTGGGACTAA
- a CDS encoding helix-turn-helix domain-containing protein, producing the protein MPDHEHTDPPRARDVFEALETSSPTTVVELATALDSHPATIERHCQTLQRNGSIRQCTGGMYTLAERGEDAPATSLADSHATATNPAD; encoded by the coding sequence ATGCCAGACCACGAGCACACAGATCCACCCCGAGCGCGCGACGTTTTCGAGGCGCTCGAGACGTCCAGTCCGACGACCGTCGTCGAACTGGCGACCGCCCTCGACTCTCACCCCGCGACCATCGAACGTCACTGCCAAACGCTGCAGCGAAACGGTTCCATTCGCCAGTGTACCGGCGGCATGTACACGCTCGCCGAACGCGGCGAAGACGCTCCGGCAACCAGTCTCGCCGACAGCCACGCGACCGCGACCAACCCTGCCGACTGA
- a CDS encoding SDR family oxidoreductase, translated as MATAEDLEGADDEPAGTGEGDRESESTTTETDAPGDADDRYTRKRSVLITGCSSGIGHATAAAFLSDGWQVFATARNADDITELEEAGCTTFELDVTDPDQVSRAVERVVEVAGAIDCLVNNAGYAQMGPLEDVPTADLHRQFDVNVYGPHRLARAALPHMRAQGAGRIINVSSVIGRISVPGSGAYAGSKHALEAMSDSLRAEVDEFDIDVTVIEPGPVETNFTNRVDEELPENERTPAYETLYELYDEMQLIGGGSGGPFASEPKDVARAILESATTPEPPARYPVGPLAQYGVYARFLPDTLRDAGYRLLRKLV; from the coding sequence ATGGCCACTGCTGAGGATCTCGAGGGAGCCGACGACGAGCCGGCTGGCACCGGCGAGGGAGACCGTGAGAGCGAATCGACGACGACCGAGACGGACGCACCGGGTGACGCCGATGATCGCTACACGCGAAAGCGATCCGTCCTGATCACCGGCTGTTCGTCCGGCATCGGCCACGCGACAGCCGCCGCGTTCCTCTCCGACGGCTGGCAGGTGTTCGCGACCGCACGCAACGCTGACGATATCACGGAACTCGAGGAAGCAGGGTGTACCACGTTCGAACTCGACGTGACCGACCCCGACCAGGTCTCGCGAGCGGTCGAACGCGTCGTCGAAGTCGCCGGCGCGATCGACTGTCTCGTCAACAACGCCGGTTATGCCCAGATGGGGCCGCTCGAGGACGTGCCGACGGCAGACCTCCACCGTCAGTTCGACGTCAACGTCTACGGACCACATCGTCTCGCTCGGGCCGCACTGCCCCACATGCGCGCACAGGGTGCCGGCCGGATCATCAACGTCTCGAGCGTCATCGGTCGCATTTCGGTGCCGGGGTCGGGTGCCTACGCCGGTTCGAAACACGCACTCGAGGCGATGAGCGACTCGCTGCGCGCGGAAGTCGACGAGTTCGACATCGACGTCACCGTCATCGAACCCGGCCCGGTCGAGACGAATTTCACCAACCGCGTCGACGAGGAGCTACCCGAAAACGAACGCACGCCAGCGTACGAGACGCTCTACGAACTCTACGACGAGATGCAACTGATCGGCGGCGGGAGCGGCGGCCCGTTTGCATCGGAACCCAAAGACGTCGCGCGGGCGATTCTCGAGAGCGCGACGACACCCGAGCCGCCAGCCCGCTATCCAGTCGGTCCGCTCGCTCAGTACGGCGTCTATGCTCGATTCCTACCGGATACGCTTCGCGATGCCGGCTATCGGCTGCTCCGAAAACTGGTCTAA
- a CDS encoding endonuclease V, whose amino-acid sequence MPPTRPDLAPDSSLEREEMEAMQREIGDAAVFDDEFAFDPSTLGDPLATAAGGAEPPIVVGVDQSFLRDEDGEFDRALSAVVAMRGGEVIERVHAVTPLEIPYIPGLLAFREGGPILEALEVLSVDPDLALFDGSGRIHFRQAGIATHVGVVRDLPSIGVAKSLLCGTPRESTENLPAGTRVPIEADSSVDAPDGDLIGYAVQTRQYESPDRYINPLYVSPGHRVGPETAADVALALASSYKLPEPVRLADNYAETAKQEIGD is encoded by the coding sequence ATGCCTCCCACTCGCCCCGACCTCGCACCCGACAGCTCCCTCGAGCGCGAGGAGATGGAAGCGATGCAACGTGAAATCGGCGACGCTGCGGTGTTCGACGACGAGTTCGCGTTCGATCCGTCGACGCTCGGGGATCCGCTCGCGACGGCCGCAGGCGGGGCGGAACCACCGATCGTCGTCGGCGTGGACCAATCCTTTTTGCGCGACGAAGACGGCGAGTTTGACCGTGCGCTGAGTGCCGTGGTCGCGATGCGAGGCGGCGAAGTGATCGAACGCGTACACGCCGTGACACCCCTCGAGATCCCCTATATTCCGGGATTGCTCGCATTTCGAGAGGGTGGGCCGATTCTCGAGGCGCTCGAGGTCCTCTCCGTCGATCCTGATCTCGCGTTGTTCGACGGCAGCGGCCGCATTCACTTTCGGCAGGCCGGAATCGCGACGCACGTCGGCGTCGTCCGCGACCTGCCGAGTATCGGCGTCGCGAAGAGCCTCCTCTGTGGGACGCCCCGCGAATCCACCGAAAATCTGCCGGCTGGAACTCGAGTGCCGATCGAGGCCGACTCGAGCGTCGACGCGCCCGACGGCGACCTGATCGGCTACGCCGTTCAGACCCGACAGTACGAGTCCCCGGATCGCTACATCAACCCACTCTACGTGAGTCCGGGCCACCGCGTCGGTCCCGAAACGGCGGCCGATGTCGCGCTGGCACTCGCGTCGTCGTATAAACTCCCCGAACCGGTGAGGCTGGCCGATAACTACGCCGAAACGGCGAAACAGGAGATCGGCGACTGA
- a CDS encoding rhomboid family intramembrane serine protease encodes MATCDVCGKDESMPYNCRHCGGTYCGEHRLPENHDCTGLQNWNDPNAVFDSGFDESVNGGGSTSRASSVMEKIPIDTGVGGPLAYFRGNMTYTFLAIMWITFLLQYISLLIGGPALHNALFTLSPLNPEYVWTWVTSIFAHSTANFFHIIFNSIVIFFFGPLVERYVGSKSFAVLFIGAGALAGLSQIGLTAVEGGVTPVLGASGAALAIMGVITVLNPNLTVYLMFMIPMPIWILTGLTALISVLFIGTGAGGGGGIAHMAHLVGLVIGLAYGEYVKRTQNIRAPSQLQLGGGGPGGPGGPGGPGGRRRF; translated from the coding sequence ATGGCCACGTGCGACGTGTGTGGGAAAGACGAAAGCATGCCCTACAACTGTCGGCACTGCGGGGGGACGTACTGTGGGGAACACAGACTCCCGGAGAACCACGACTGTACGGGGCTGCAGAACTGGAACGACCCGAACGCCGTCTTCGACAGCGGGTTCGACGAGAGCGTCAACGGCGGGGGAAGTACATCGCGGGCCTCGAGTGTGATGGAGAAGATCCCCATCGACACGGGAGTCGGCGGGCCACTCGCCTACTTCCGCGGGAACATGACCTACACGTTCCTCGCGATAATGTGGATCACGTTCCTCCTGCAGTACATTTCGTTGTTGATCGGTGGGCCGGCACTCCATAACGCGCTCTTTACGCTCTCACCGCTCAACCCGGAGTACGTCTGGACGTGGGTAACCTCGATTTTCGCTCACAGCACCGCCAACTTCTTCCACATCATCTTCAATAGCATCGTGATTTTCTTCTTCGGACCGCTCGTCGAACGGTACGTCGGTTCGAAGTCGTTCGCAGTACTGTTCATCGGTGCAGGCGCACTCGCCGGACTCAGCCAGATCGGTCTCACCGCAGTAGAGGGCGGAGTGACCCCCGTTCTCGGTGCCAGCGGTGCCGCACTCGCGATCATGGGCGTCATTACGGTACTGAACCCGAACCTGACGGTCTACCTCATGTTCATGATCCCGATGCCGATCTGGATCCTGACCGGATTGACGGCGCTCATCAGCGTGTTGTTCATCGGAACTGGCGCAGGAGGCGGCGGCGGAATCGCGCACATGGCTCACCTCGTCGGACTCGTCATCGGCCTCGCCTACGGCGAGTACGTCAAGCGAACGCAGAACATTCGGGCTCCGAGCCAACTGCAACTCGGCGGTGGCGGCCCCGGCGGTCCGGGTGGCCCCGGTGGCCCCGGCGGACGCCGTCGATTCTGA
- a CDS encoding halocin C8-like domain-containing protein — MLKSIGVGVSSIASISVSAAALEGDEDDPITILEGGNKRSVARELEQTEQYGSLARKAEERGQRIVLSATNIDAARVENDDFKREVVSYDLLDTDEGVDAAIIIARDLKTSAVEFAQLDYYHTNSDGVLTEIERFEAATDVERTQEGKTTPEEGIKLTTHEVDPAVFAQFSAAFDDNTVSTQFVDVPSDFPTEWDITGCNSCYEIARLTCRYLCGAAGGFACGVLGITVVGGIGCATFVAGVCRIADAASGCGDDLAKTICTHDAIGACDDDAPGRIINVDIPDFDDIV, encoded by the coding sequence ATGCTGAAAAGTATCGGCGTGGGAGTTAGTTCGATAGCATCGATATCGGTGTCAGCGGCGGCACTCGAAGGAGACGAGGATGATCCGATTACGATCCTCGAAGGTGGCAATAAAAGATCGGTCGCTCGAGAGCTAGAACAGACAGAACAGTACGGTTCATTAGCAAGAAAAGCGGAAGAACGGGGACAGCGAATCGTCCTGTCGGCTACGAACATCGACGCTGCTCGAGTTGAGAACGATGACTTCAAACGAGAAGTGGTTAGTTACGATCTCCTTGATACCGATGAGGGGGTTGATGCTGCGATTATTATCGCGCGTGATCTAAAGACATCAGCAGTCGAATTCGCACAACTTGACTACTACCATACCAACTCCGACGGTGTATTAACCGAAATCGAACGGTTCGAAGCAGCTACCGACGTAGAGCGAACCCAAGAAGGGAAAACAACGCCGGAAGAAGGCATCAAGTTGACAACGCACGAGGTTGATCCAGCGGTATTTGCACAGTTCTCTGCTGCTTTCGACGATAACACCGTCTCGACACAGTTTGTCGACGTACCCAGTGACTTCCCGACCGAATGGGATATTACTGGATGTAATAGCTGTTATGAGATAGCGCGACTGACTTGTCGCTACCTTTGTGGTGCAGCCGGTGGTTTCGCCTGTGGTGTCCTGGGGATTACGGTCGTCGGTGGAATCGGCTGTGCAACATTCGTGGCTGGCGTCTGCAGAATTGCCGACGCTGCAAGCGGTTGCGGTGATGACCTCGCAAAAACAATTTGTACTCACGATGCTATCGGCGCGTGTGATGACGATGCACCGGGGCGGATTATAAATGTTGACATTCCTGATTTTGATGATATTGTTTAG
- a CDS encoding DUF5788 family protein has product MKLYERKQLLERVEREGATVGADIPETITVQGEEIDLRTFVFEIKRRETIPAGERDRVERAKKNLRRERVERLEAIEEGDISREEGEQLAQSIIGIDRALNALESLGPTDLEREQKTKQAADRKRWMSFLKKALGDDDGGSSRRGR; this is encoded by the coding sequence ATGAAACTGTACGAGCGAAAGCAACTCCTCGAGCGAGTCGAGCGCGAGGGGGCGACCGTCGGCGCGGACATCCCGGAGACGATCACCGTCCAGGGCGAGGAGATCGACCTCCGGACGTTCGTCTTCGAGATCAAGCGCCGCGAGACGATCCCCGCCGGCGAGCGCGACCGCGTCGAGCGAGCGAAGAAGAACCTCCGCCGCGAGCGCGTCGAACGCCTCGAGGCCATCGAGGAGGGCGACATCTCCCGCGAGGAGGGCGAACAACTCGCCCAGAGCATCATCGGGATCGATCGCGCGTTGAACGCCCTCGAGAGCCTCGGTCCGACCGACCTCGAGCGCGAGCAAAAGACCAAGCAAGCCGCCGACCGAAAGCGCTGGATGTCCTTCCTGAAGAAGGCCCTCGGCGACGATGACGGCGGCTCCTCACGGAGGGGACGATAG
- the polX gene encoding DNA polymerase/3'-5' exonuclease PolX, with product MATNAEIAGRFEEFADLLEADDVEYKPRAYRRAAENIRAHPVPIAGHIEDGNEGILEEIDGVGDAISSKVVEYVETGDIEELEELRADLPIDIADITRIEGVGPKTAGKLYRELGIETLDDLEEAAEAGEIQEVSGFGPKTEENIRDNIEFAREVGQRQLLGEARPLADDVLAFLESLETVERCEVAGSIRRWRETIGDVDVLVGTDENEDVVESFLNWNSVDSEIESGPDKASVRVGEIRVDLRVVVPEEFGSALQYFTGSKDHNVRLRNYAIDREMKLNEYGAFDVSSVDDPDAGQRVGERVAGETEASMYDALGLPLIPPELREDRGEIAAAEADALPDLITREDVRGDFHTHTEWSDGNTSIEAMVDAAAEMGYDYYGVADHAEGPGIVGDMGLSDTEILEQVEQIREVAAASEIEVFAGIEANIDADGEIGLSEAAIDALDVIVASPHSALDQDAPTATDRLVTAIENPAIDVIGHPSGRMLNERSGLDFDARELARAAADHDTALEINANPRRLDLWGSAVQAALEEGAPISVNTDAHQPSTLEYMRWGVHTARRGWAEPADVLNTWELDDVREFLH from the coding sequence GTGGCGACCAACGCCGAAATCGCCGGCCGCTTCGAGGAGTTCGCCGACCTGCTCGAGGCCGACGACGTCGAGTACAAACCGCGGGCGTACCGCCGGGCGGCCGAGAACATCCGCGCCCACCCCGTCCCGATCGCCGGCCACATTGAAGACGGTAACGAGGGGATTCTCGAGGAGATCGACGGCGTCGGCGACGCCATCTCCTCGAAGGTCGTCGAGTACGTCGAAACCGGCGACATAGAAGAACTCGAAGAACTGCGCGCCGACCTCCCGATCGACATCGCCGACATCACGCGAATCGAAGGTGTCGGACCCAAGACGGCGGGGAAGCTCTATCGGGAACTCGGCATCGAAACGCTCGACGATCTCGAGGAGGCGGCCGAGGCAGGCGAGATACAGGAAGTCAGCGGCTTCGGCCCGAAGACCGAGGAGAACATCCGCGACAACATTGAATTCGCCAGAGAAGTCGGCCAACGACAGTTACTCGGCGAAGCACGGCCGCTCGCCGACGACGTGCTCGCGTTTCTCGAGTCGCTCGAGACGGTCGAACGCTGTGAGGTCGCCGGGTCGATCCGGCGCTGGCGCGAGACGATCGGCGACGTGGACGTACTCGTCGGCACGGACGAAAACGAGGATGTGGTCGAGTCCTTCTTGAATTGGAACTCAGTCGACAGCGAGATCGAGTCCGGCCCCGACAAGGCGAGCGTTCGGGTCGGCGAGATTCGCGTCGACCTGCGGGTCGTCGTCCCCGAAGAGTTCGGCTCGGCGCTGCAGTACTTTACGGGGAGCAAGGACCACAACGTCCGGCTTCGCAACTATGCGATCGACCGCGAGATGAAGCTCAACGAGTACGGCGCGTTCGACGTCTCGAGCGTCGACGATCCCGATGCGGGCCAGCGCGTCGGCGAGCGCGTGGCTGGCGAGACCGAAGCGAGCATGTACGACGCGCTCGGGTTGCCGTTGATTCCGCCGGAACTCCGCGAGGATCGCGGCGAGATCGCCGCCGCCGAAGCCGACGCGTTGCCCGACCTCATCACGCGCGAGGACGTCCGCGGAGACTTCCACACGCACACCGAGTGGTCCGATGGGAACACGTCGATCGAAGCGATGGTCGACGCCGCCGCGGAGATGGGGTACGACTACTACGGCGTCGCCGACCACGCCGAGGGCCCCGGAATCGTCGGCGATATGGGCCTTTCAGACACCGAAATCCTCGAGCAAGTCGAGCAGATCCGCGAGGTCGCAGCGGCAAGCGAGATCGAAGTCTTCGCGGGAATCGAGGCGAACATCGACGCCGACGGAGAGATCGGACTCTCCGAAGCAGCCATCGACGCACTGGATGTGATCGTCGCCTCGCCACACAGTGCGCTCGATCAGGACGCACCGACGGCGACCGACCGTCTCGTAACTGCTATCGAGAATCCGGCGATCGACGTCATCGGCCACCCGAGCGGCCGAATGCTCAACGAGCGATCCGGGCTCGACTTCGACGCGCGCGAACTCGCCCGGGCCGCGGCCGACCACGACACGGCCCTCGAGATCAACGCCAATCCCCGACGGCTCGACCTCTGGGGCAGCGCCGTACAGGCCGCACTCGAGGAAGGCGCGCCGATTTCGGTCAACACAGACGCCCACCAGCCATCGACGCTCGAGTACATGCGCTGGGGCGTCCACACCGCTCGTCGGGGCTGGGCCGAACCGGCGGACGTGCTCAACACGTGGGAGCTCGACGACGTTCGCGAGTTCCTCCACTGA
- a CDS encoding Mut7-C RNAse domain-containing protein has translation MQFLLDVMCGGLVSYLRMCNYDTVYAGDRELEADDELLALGRNEGRTLVTRDVELANRAARPTDEPRGAILLESLDVEDQLRELTAAGVELTLPAEPAVCSRCNGSLERVGRGESTPEYAPDAEETPLWRCRSCQQHFWRGSHWDRVQATLSELSTDTE, from the coding sequence GTGCAATTCCTTCTCGACGTCATGTGTGGCGGACTCGTGAGCTACCTTCGAATGTGTAACTACGACACCGTCTACGCCGGCGACCGTGAGCTCGAGGCTGACGACGAGTTGCTCGCGCTCGGCCGGAACGAGGGGCGCACGCTGGTCACGAGAGACGTCGAACTCGCGAATCGGGCCGCCCGCCCGACGGACGAACCGAGGGGGGCGATCCTCCTCGAGTCGCTCGACGTCGAGGATCAGCTACGGGAACTCACGGCGGCCGGGGTCGAACTCACGCTACCCGCCGAGCCTGCCGTCTGCAGTCGGTGCAACGGCTCACTCGAGCGAGTTGGCCGAGGTGAATCGACACCGGAGTACGCGCCAGACGCTGAGGAGACGCCACTCTGGCGCTGTCGGTCGTGTCAACAACACTTCTGGCGGGGCAGTCACTGGGATCGGGTGCAAGCGACACTCTCGGAACTATCTACGGACACCGAGTGA
- a CDS encoding PHP-associated domain-containing protein, whose protein sequence is MSEGTATRVDCHVKVLDERIVERAIAANLDAIVYAPHFTRLPEIRRTAAAYSSEELTVVPGREVFTGSWRNRKHVLAIGLEEPVPDFIPLETAMAEFDRQEAAVLVPHPEFATVSLNESDLERFEDVIDALEIFNPKHLPSHNRRARELAEQISCAPFTSSYAHLPGTVGVAHTEFDAEITDESDLVNALKESVSRRVVHQNGRRRWQATAGELAHLGYENTWKKIDRLFLSGTEPTHPDHIAYDGRFDDVAVY, encoded by the coding sequence GTGAGCGAGGGTACAGCGACTCGAGTCGATTGCCACGTGAAGGTCCTCGACGAACGAATCGTCGAGCGAGCGATCGCTGCTAACCTCGACGCGATCGTCTACGCTCCCCATTTCACTCGGCTGCCGGAGATTCGACGCACGGCCGCCGCCTACTCGAGCGAGGAGTTAACGGTCGTTCCCGGACGGGAGGTGTTCACCGGTTCCTGGCGGAATCGCAAACACGTGCTCGCGATCGGTCTCGAGGAGCCGGTTCCGGATTTTATCCCGCTCGAGACGGCGATGGCGGAGTTCGACCGACAGGAGGCCGCCGTGTTGGTTCCACATCCCGAGTTTGCGACGGTGAGTCTGAACGAGTCGGACCTCGAGCGCTTCGAGGACGTCATCGACGCGCTCGAAATTTTCAACCCAAAGCATCTTCCCTCGCACAATCGACGTGCACGCGAACTCGCTGAGCAGATTTCGTGTGCACCGTTTACCTCGTCGTACGCGCATTTGCCGGGGACGGTCGGCGTGGCACACACTGAATTCGACGCGGAGATCACCGACGAATCCGATCTCGTCAACGCGCTCAAAGAGTCCGTTTCTCGTCGCGTCGTCCATCAGAACGGTCGCCGGCGCTGGCAGGCGACGGCCGGTGAACTCGCCCACCTCGGCTACGAAAACACGTGGAAGAAGATCGACCGACTCTTTCTCTCGGGAACCGAGCCGACACACCCCGATCACATCGCGTACGACGGTCGCTTCGACGACGTCGCGGTTTACTGA
- a CDS encoding DUF7565 family protein produces MAWECGIEGCGETFEEVESTVVHQATEHTRQECKVCGTVVPDGYLAIRHVFTEHSRAEYVRAYGADSEDVRTREELLTEIEDVADMQAIVQQL; encoded by the coding sequence ATGGCTTGGGAATGCGGAATCGAGGGCTGTGGTGAGACGTTCGAAGAAGTCGAATCGACGGTCGTCCATCAGGCGACGGAACACACCCGACAGGAGTGTAAAGTCTGTGGAACGGTCGTTCCGGACGGCTACCTCGCGATTCGACACGTGTTTACCGAACACAGCCGAGCCGAGTACGTTCGCGCGTACGGCGCTGACTCAGAAGACGTCCGGACGCGCGAGGAACTCCTCACGGAAATCGAGGACGTCGCCGACATGCAAGCGATCGTCCAGCAACTGTAA
- a CDS encoding transcription elongation factor Spt5: MGIFAVKTTASQERTVADMIINREEPEVHAALAPDSLTSYVMVEAEGDAVLNRVLEDIPHARSIVPGESDISEVEHFLSPKPDVEGIAEGDIVELIAGPFKGEKAQVQRIDEGKDQVTVELYEATVPIPVTVRGDQIRVLDSDER; the protein is encoded by the coding sequence ATGGGTATCTTCGCGGTCAAAACGACGGCGAGTCAAGAACGCACTGTCGCAGATATGATTATCAACCGCGAAGAGCCCGAAGTCCACGCCGCCCTCGCCCCGGATTCACTCACCTCCTACGTGATGGTCGAAGCCGAAGGCGACGCCGTCTTGAATCGGGTGCTCGAGGACATTCCCCACGCCCGGAGCATCGTTCCGGGTGAATCCGACATTTCGGAAGTCGAGCACTTCCTCTCGCCGAAGCCGGACGTCGAGGGAATCGCCGAAGGAGACATCGTCGAACTCATCGCCGGCCCGTTCAAAGGCGAGAAGGCACAGGTCCAGCGTATCGACGAAGGCAAAGACCAGGTCACGGTCGAACTGTACGAGGCGACGGTTCCGATTCCGGTGACGGTTCGGGGCGACCAGATCCGCGTGCTGGATTCCGACGAACGGTAG
- a CDS encoding protein translocase SEC61 complex subunit gamma — MDVPYDLTSYVRVLKMATTPTTEEFLQVSKIAGAGILLVGLMGFLIGGIMLFLPAGGGL; from the coding sequence ATGGACGTTCCGTACGACCTGACCTCGTACGTTCGGGTGTTAAAGATGGCAACGACACCCACGACTGAGGAGTTCCTTCAGGTATCAAAGATCGCTGGTGCAGGCATTTTGCTGGTCGGATTGATGGGCTTCCTCATCGGGGGAATCATGCTGTTCTTACCCGCGGGCGGTGGTCTCTGA